GATCCTGCGTCTGAACAGCCGGTTGTTGCCCTAATTGCGGAGTGGCTTGATAGAGAAGGACGGGTTGAAAAGCGTACGAATGATTCTGATCTGGGCGGCACAATGCGCCTTGGGTCACAGCGTTGCCCTGTTAAAGCAGGTACATTAGCTCACCGTATTTATGGTGCAGAAGTTAATGAACGTCATCGCCATCGTTATGAAGTCAACAATACTTATGTTCCCAAGCTGGAAGAGTCTGGATTAATCATCTCCGCAAGAACTCCAAATGAATCTTTGCCAGAGATGATGGAGTTACCAACATCAATGCATCCATGGTTCTTCGGAGTCCAGTTCCATCCAGAATTCACATCTACTCCGCGTGATGGCCACCCATTATTCTCTGCGTTTATTAGTGCCGCACTTGCACATCAGAGCCAGTCTCTCAAACAAGTTGCCTAAGAGGAAGAAATGAGCGCATTCAAGCTATGTGGATTTGATGTTGGTCTTAATCAACGCTTCTTTCTGATTGCGGGTCCTTGCGTAATCGAATCGGAGCAGTCGGCTATTGATATTGCCAGCGAACTTAAAGAAATCACCACCTCCTTGAAGATTCCTTTTATCTACAAGTCATCGTTTGATAAGGCTAATCGTTCCTCGGGCACATCCTTCCGTGGTCTTGGAATGGAAAAAGGGTTAGAGATATTAGCCAAGGTTAAAAAGGAAGTTGGTGTCCCCGTATTAACTGATGTTCATGACATCAGTGAAATTACAGCTGTTGCTAGTGTGGTGGATGTTTTGCAAACCCCAGCATTTTTGTGCAGACAAACTGATTTCATACGTGCTTGTGCGCAAAGTGGCAAGCCAGTGAATTTCAAAAAAGGTCAGTTTCTATCACCTCATGAAATGCTTAATGTGGTGGAGAAGGCCCGCGCTGCTGCCAAAGAAAAAGGCCTTGCTGATCAATTTATGGTTTGCGAACGTGGCGCCTCTTTTGGCTATAACAACTTAGTTTCCGATATGCGCAGCCTTTCTATTCTTCGTGAATCACAAGCGCCTGTTGTCTTTGATGCAACGCATTCTGTGCAACTGCCAGGTGGACAAGGAAATTCTAGCGGCGGGCAGCGTGAGTTTGTGCCGGTGTTGGCTCGAGCCGCTGTCGCTGTAGGCATCAGCGGCCTATTCATGGAAACGCATCCAGAGCCATCAAAGGCATTGTCTGATGGCCCGAATGCGGTGCCTTTAAATCGGATGAAAGATTTACTTGAATCACTTGTAGCTATCGATACAGTCGTTAAATCAAGTGGTTCATTTTTAGAAGATAGTTTTAAGTAATTTAACCAAACCAATTCATATTGTTTTAAGGAGAAGGTGCATGAGCGCCATTGTTGACATCATCGGTAGAGAAGTTTTAGATTCACGCGGTAACCCAACGGTAGAGTGCGATGTTTTACTTGAATCTGGCGTAATGGGACGTGCTGCTGTACCTTCAGGCGCATCGACTGGTTCACGTGAAGCAATCGAGTTGCGCGATGGCGATAAAGCTCGTTACTTGGGTAAGGGCGTATTAAAGGCCGTTCAAAATATTAATGTTGAAATTGCGGAAACCATTCTTGGCTTAGATGCAAGCGAGCAAGCCTTTTTGGATCACACCTTAGTTGAATTGGATGGGACTCATAACAAAGCTCGTCTTGGCGCTAACGCTACGCTTGCGGTTTCAATGGCGGTTGCCAGAGCCGCTGCAGAAGAAGCTGGTTTGCCTTTGTACCGTTATTTTGGCGGATCTGGCGGCATGCAATTACCTGTGCCAATGATGAATATTGTCAATGGCGGCGCCCACGCTAACAATAGTTTAGATATTCAAGAATTCATGGTGATGCCTGTAGGTGCGCAAAATTTCCGCGATGCACTACGTTGTGGTGCTGAAATCTTCCATGAGCTCAAGAAAATTATCGGCGCCCAAGGGATGCCAACAACAGTTGGTGATGAGGGTGGCTTTGCGCCAAACTTCAAGAGTAATCAAGAGTGCCTGCAGACCATTATGAAGGCGATTGAGGGCGCAGGCTATCAGGCCGGTGAAGATGTTGTCCTGGCTTTGGATTGCGCTGCTAGCGAATTCTATAAAGATGGCAAATATCACTTGTCTGGAGAGGGCCTGCAGTTGAGCTCTAGCGAATTCTCGGACTACCTGGGTAATCTGGCGGATCAATTCCCAATTGTTTCCATTGAAGATGGAATGCATGAAAGTGATTGGGATGGATGGGCCGATATTACTAAAAAATTAGGTAAGAAAATCCAGTTGGTTGGCGATGATCTATTTGTTACCAATACACGTATCTTGAAGGAGGGCATTGAAAAAGGAATTGCCAATTCAATCCTGATCAAAATCAACCAAATTGGTACGTTGACAGAAACATTTGCGGCAATTGAAATGGCTAAGCGCGCAAATTACACGGCAGTGATCTCACATCGCTCAGGCGAGACAGAGGACAGCACTATTGCCGATATCGCTGTTGGAACTAATGCCGGCCAAATTAAAACAGGTTCTTTATCTCGCTCTGATCGTATTGCTAAATACAACCAGCTATTGCGAATTGAAGAGGATTTGGGTGATGTAGCTAGCTACCCAGGTAAATCCGTTTTTTATAGCCTTAAGCGTTAAAACCTCTTCAAGTATGCGTATCGTCATCTACTCTATGCTGGTATTGCTAATCGCAATCCAGTACCCACTTTGGTTGGGTAAGGGTAGATGGCTTAAGGTTTATGAGATGGAAAAACAAGTAGAGCTACAAAAGGCTAAAAATAGTCTCTTGGCTCTCCGTAATGCAAAGCTGTCAGGCGACGTTAAAGACTTAAAGGACGGAACCAGAGCCATCGAAGAGCGCGCAAGGGTGGAGCATGGCCTAATTAAAGAAGGTGAGTACTTCGTTCAAATTCTGCCAGCCGATAAATCCACTGAGGCCTCGGTAACCAAGCAATAAGTATTGCTGTATCAGTGACCGCTTGATGGTGGTCGTGTAGCGTCGCTTAACGAGTCCGTCTTAAATACCTGCAAGCAATCTACGGCATCAAAGCGGTAGGGTTTTGCACAAAAATCACAAACTGTTTCCACTGAACCCTGTTCATTCAAAATGCTCTGAACCTCTTCCTCGCCAAGCATGCGAAGAACGTCGGCTACTTTATTGCGTGAGCATCTACAGGAGAAATGAATGGGTCTAGGCGGAAAACTGCGAACACCATTTTCAGAAGATTCTTCTAAAAATAAGCGCCTCAGAATAGTCTCGGGTGCAAGCGTGAGCAATTCTTCATTGGTAATGGTTTCGCCCAAAGTCTGAATGCGTGACCAACCCTCGGAAGCAGTTAGCGGATCTAAATGCACATGACCACCAGAATCCGGAAGTCTTTGTAGCAATAGGCCGCCAACATGTGTATCGCTAGAGGCTAGCCAGATTCGCGTGTCTAATTGCCCCGAATTTTGCATATACAGTGCAATCCGCTTCTGCAGCGCTTGAAACGGGCTTAATAACGGCGCCACGATGCTCTTGAAGGGCAACAATGCCTTGATAGGGTGGTTGACCTGGCTCTCTATTGGTTGGGTCTAGGGTAATCACAAGCCTGCCCGTATTACTAGCATCTAGGAGTTCACCTAGGCTTGCATCAGGAGGAATTTCAGAAGGGTCAACAGAAAGTTTGACCGTTGCCCTCATCGATAAGTTCGAGGTGCATTCGATGACCATCAATTGAATAGGGCCCTTACTCTGAGCCTGAATGATGAGGGTTCCATCAAACTTTAAGCTGGCGCTTAAAAGGGTGGCAGCACCCACAAAGTCACCCAGTATGGCGGCGAACTGCAGGGGGGGTCATCATTACGGCGCTCTAAAACAGCCTGCCAAGCGCTGCTGATCGAGACTATTTCCCCGCGAACTGGGGCGCGCCATCACACATGAATACAAGTAATTCATTCATAGGGCAAAGTATCCACTTTTTTCAAATTTCATGTCAATTTGCGCGACCTGAGATAATACGTTTTATGCATATTCGTACACGTTTCGCCCCAAGTCCCACGGGCTTTATTCATCTGGGAAATCTTCGCAGCGCACTTTATCCCTGGGCTTTTGCTAGGCACAATAAAGGCGACTTTATTTTGCGCATCGAAGATACTGACCTGGAGAGATCAACCCAAGAGGCTGTTGATGTCATTATCGAAGGAATGTCTTGGCTAGGCCTTGATTTGGACGAGGGCCCAATCTATCAAATGCAGCGCATTGATAGGTATCGTGAAGTTTTGAAGCAAATGCTGGATGCCGGTTTGGCTTACCCGTGCTACATGAGCGAAGAAGAGTTAAACAAACTACGCGATGAGCAAATGGCCAACAAGGAGAAGCCGCGCTATAACGGATTGTGGAGGCCTGAACCAGGAAAAATCCCTCCCGCAGTTCCAGAGGGTGTGCTTCCGGTCATTCGATTCAAAAATCCAATCGGCGGTTCTGTTGTTTGGGATGATGCCGTTAAAGGGAAGATCGAGATTAGCAATGATGAGCTAGATGACCTTGTAATTGCTCGTCCTGATGGCACTCCTACTTATAACTTCTGTGTAGTGGTGGATGATGTGGATATGAAAATTACCCACGTTATTCGTGGTGATGACCACGTCAATAACACTCCAAGACAGATCAATATCATGAGGGCCCTAGGCTGTGAGCCGCCCGTTTATGCCCATTTACCTACTGTTCTCAACGATTCTGGCGAGAAGATGAGTAAGCGCAACGGGGCTATGAGCGTGCGGGATTACCAAAAAGCAGGTTATTTGCCAGAGGCAATTTTGAATTACCTGGCTCGTTTAGGGTGGTCTCATGGTGATGCTGAGATCTTTACTAAAGAGCAATTTGTTTCCTGGTTTGATTTGGCAAGTTTAGGGCGCTCCCCGGCACAACATAATCCTGAAAAGTTGCTCTGGTTAAATCACCAATATATTCAAAATGCAGATCCAGTGAAGCTGGCTGAAGCGACTAAGCCATTTGCCCATGAGCTTGGCATGAATACGGAGAAGGGTCCTGATTTTGTTCAGGTGGTTGATTTATTAAAAGGTCGAGCTAATACATTGATTGAAATTGCGGAAGGCGCAAAATTGTTTTATCTACCGGCCCCCGAATTGACTGCACAGCAAATCTCAGAAAATATCCCCGAGACAATCATTCCGGCGCTTAAAGATCTGGTATTGGCCATTATTCAGAATGCTGAGCCAAATAAAGAGGCTTATGGGGCCGCATTTAAGCAGGTATTAGCAGCCCACCAACTTAAAATGCCAGCCTTGGCTATGCCGGTTAGATACGCTTTATTTGCCACAACTCAGACTCCGGCGATCGATTCTGTATTGGTTGTTTTGGGTAAGAAGGAGGCTGTAAATAGGCTTTCCAAGGTCGTTCAATAAGCAATTTGCGTACTTGCACAAAAAATAGGCTAAAATCTTGGATTGTTTTGAGTCTCTTGTAGTTTTATTGCGAGATTTCGGGGGTATAGCTCAGCTGGGAGAGCGCTTGCATGGCATGCAAGAGGTCAGCGGTTCGATCCCGCTTATCTCCACCAAGAACTCAAAAAAGAGTTTTGTAGTAGCCCAGGTCCCCATCGTCTAGAGGCCTAGGACATCACCCTTTCACGGTGAGTACGGGGGTTCGAATCCCCCTGGGGACGCCAGTTCTTTCTGGTTGCTGTAAAGATGTATGATGTTGCGTTACTCGATGTATTTTGGAGCGGTAGTTCAGTTGGTTAGAATATCGGCCTGTCACGCCGAGGGTCGCGGGTTCGAGTCCCGTCCGTTCCGCCAAGACAATAAAAAAGCCCCCTAATAAAAGGGGGCTTTTTTATTCGTAGCCTACTCGTAATTTCAACACTTTTCTATTTTCATTATCCGAGTGATCAATTGCATGCCGCTCAACAGCGCTGGTTTGAGATATGAAATTCAGAACCTCATTGAGTACAATTTCTCTTTCATTATCGATGGTGACAATGTGATAGCTATTGCCAAGCCAAATTACCCGTCGAAGCTCTGACTTCACGTGCGCCAGAATCTCATTTGCGGACCATATGCTGCACGTATCATCCTCAACAGACTGAATTAATAAAAGTCTTGAGCTTATATTGAATGCGGACTCTTGGGTTCTTGACATCAGTCCTTTAGCCTCATGAAGGTGTCGAGCGGAAATTGACGCCGCACCAACTTCTGAAACCTTTGAGGTTTTAAATTTCTCTCCAATTCTGCGGCGAAGATCGATGTTCTTGACGCCAAACGGCTCACGTTCTGAGTATTCCCAGTTCCTAAAGCCGAGGAAATAAAGAATGTCCAAAAGGGGGCGATAAAACGGTACTGACCAACCGTCATATTTGAGGACGGGAGACATTAAAACTAATGATGAAATATCTGTGCGCTGTGAGGCTACCAAAGT
Above is a window of Polynucleobacter necessarius DNA encoding:
- the kdsA gene encoding 3-deoxy-8-phosphooctulonate synthase, encoding MSAFKLCGFDVGLNQRFFLIAGPCVIESEQSAIDIASELKEITTSLKIPFIYKSSFDKANRSSGTSFRGLGMEKGLEILAKVKKEVGVPVLTDVHDISEITAVASVVDVLQTPAFLCRQTDFIRACAQSGKPVNFKKGQFLSPHEMLNVVEKARAAAKEKGLADQFMVCERGASFGYNNLVSDMRSLSILRESQAPVVFDATHSVQLPGGQGNSSGGQREFVPVLARAAVAVGISGLFMETHPEPSKALSDGPNAVPLNRMKDLLESLVAIDTVVKSSGSFLEDSFK
- the eno gene encoding phosphopyruvate hydratase, yielding MSAIVDIIGREVLDSRGNPTVECDVLLESGVMGRAAVPSGASTGSREAIELRDGDKARYLGKGVLKAVQNINVEIAETILGLDASEQAFLDHTLVELDGTHNKARLGANATLAVSMAVARAAAEEAGLPLYRYFGGSGGMQLPVPMMNIVNGGAHANNSLDIQEFMVMPVGAQNFRDALRCGAEIFHELKKIIGAQGMPTTVGDEGGFAPNFKSNQECLQTIMKAIEGAGYQAGEDVVLALDCAASEFYKDGKYHLSGEGLQLSSSEFSDYLGNLADQFPIVSIEDGMHESDWDGWADITKKLGKKIQLVGDDLFVTNTRILKEGIEKGIANSILIKINQIGTLTETFAAIEMAKRANYTAVISHRSGETEDSTIADIAVGTNAGQIKTGSLSRSDRIAKYNQLLRIEEDLGDVASYPGKSVFYSLKR
- the ftsB gene encoding cell division protein FtsB, which gives rise to MRIVIYSMLVLLIAIQYPLWLGKGRWLKVYEMEKQVELQKAKNSLLALRNAKLSGDVKDLKDGTRAIEERARVEHGLIKEGEYFVQILPADKSTEASVTKQ
- a CDS encoding Hsp33 family molecular chaperone HslO; this translates as MQNSGQLDTRIWLASSDTHVGGLLLQRLPDSGGHVHLDPLTASEGWSRIQTLGETITNEELLTLAPETILRRLFLEESSENGVRSFPPRPIHFSCRCSRNKVADVLRMLGEEEVQSILNEQGSVETVCDFCAKPYRFDAVDCLQVFKTDSLSDATRPPSSGH
- a CDS encoding Hsp33 family molecular chaperone HslO; this translates as MGAATLLSASLKFDGTLIIQAQSKGPIQLMVIECTSNLSMRATVKLSVDPSEIPPDASLGELLDASNTGRLVITLDPTNREPGQPPYQGIVALQEHRGAVIKPVSSAAEADCTVYAKFGAIRHANLASL
- the gltX gene encoding glutamate--tRNA ligase; this translates as MHIRTRFAPSPTGFIHLGNLRSALYPWAFARHNKGDFILRIEDTDLERSTQEAVDVIIEGMSWLGLDLDEGPIYQMQRIDRYREVLKQMLDAGLAYPCYMSEEELNKLRDEQMANKEKPRYNGLWRPEPGKIPPAVPEGVLPVIRFKNPIGGSVVWDDAVKGKIEISNDELDDLVIARPDGTPTYNFCVVVDDVDMKITHVIRGDDHVNNTPRQINIMRALGCEPPVYAHLPTVLNDSGEKMSKRNGAMSVRDYQKAGYLPEAILNYLARLGWSHGDAEIFTKEQFVSWFDLASLGRSPAQHNPEKLLWLNHQYIQNADPVKLAEATKPFAHELGMNTEKGPDFVQVVDLLKGRANTLIEIAEGAKLFYLPAPELTAQQISENIPETIIPALKDLVLAIIQNAEPNKEAYGAAFKQVLAAHQLKMPALAMPVRYALFATTQTPAIDSVLVVLGKKEAVNRLSKVVQ
- a CDS encoding alpha/beta hydrolase, which codes for MVPEIDGFLFGLPASNYQGWVSNLHHIIDEQKECCDVINLAGISMGATLITLVASQRTDISSLVLMSPVLKYDGWSVPFYRPLLDILYFLGFRNWEYSEREPFGVKNIDLRRRIGEKFKTSKVSEVGAASISARHLHEAKGLMSRTQESAFNISSRLLLIQSVEDDTCSIWSANEILAHVKSELRRVIWLGNSYHIVTIDNEREIVLNEVLNFISQTSAVERHAIDHSDNENRKVLKLRVGYE